The Notolabrus celidotus isolate fNotCel1 chromosome 16, fNotCel1.pri, whole genome shotgun sequence genomic sequence ctactagCTACAGCTGTCCGTctcaccactgtcatctctctatTCATATCCCCTATTCCCCTTGCCAActccaactcagtcgaggcagatggctgtctaacatgagtctggttctgtgcgaggtttctgcctgttaaaggaagttttccttgccgctgtaacttgctaaatgctgcaaagtgctctgctcatggtggatttagatgagatcaggctgagtcctgtctgtaagaggggactggatcttatcctgtcttgactttgggtctttgttaatggtataacatagagtatggtctagatctgctatggttgtaaagcgtcttgagataacatttgttgtgatttggcactatacaaatacagattgatttattgattgacaATTAACTCATTCAAGATAAGCAGGAAGTTGAAGTCCATGTTAGCTGAAACATATCTGTCTTgtctattattttgtatttctcactCATGGAAGTAAAGTAGATGCCTTATTGACCTAACACAGATATTGTATGGCAGCAAGAATATGGGATGTTGCGAAAACCTGGTGTATTTTAATATGTGGCACCAACGTAAGTTCATCAGGAGAACTATTGTTTCTCCTAGACAGTTGTGTAGATGTACTGACTGAATGTGTAATCACGAAGCCATTGTCTGAAAGCAACTTGTTTTCACAATACAGGATGAATCAGGCATGAAAAACAAAGTCACAGAACTTAAGTGGTTGAAAAATCATTCCTTTTCCCAGAAGAGCCATTTCCACCTGACGGTTGTCCAACCTATCTTTGTGATTTATGCCAGCGCTTATGACCATCTCTTATCCCCTCATCCCCTATTCTCCTGTTTTTTTCAACCCCGCTTATCCTTCTTCCCTGACCTCAAATCATCTACCTGACCGCCCCCTGTGCCCCTGCATTATTCTCATCTATCCTCCTTCCATTCTTGACCATCTCTCCCACCACTTCCCTCTGTCATATTTATCTTCACTGGAGTAATGTCTCTGGAGAGATGGCCCCTCGAGGAGATGACAGGAAACAGCAGACAGCCATGTCTGGATGTTGCCCGGTCTGTTTTGTCTCTCGGGGCGCAGGGGAAAGCTCCCTCGTGGCTGAGCGCTGAGTGACAGAATGACAAGAGGGGATTGTGTTTTGGAGGGAATCTGAAACAGCAACAGTAGCGCTGGCCTTGAGCGCTATGAATATAAACACAGGGGCTTGCTGGGAAGTGGAAACACTCATGTCTCACGTGTATGGGGATTTACCACAGGGCTGAAGTATTTTAAGCATAGAAACACaggtacagcagcagcagcagcagtcataaCAGGTCAAAACTAGCTGGGTCTGTGACTGACCCCTCTGGAAACCTTAGAGAGActatacaaaaaaaaccctttcAAATCTGCACACATTGAGAATTTATGCTGATTTTTTCCAACATAATACACCCTTGACAGGTGCAGTTCTTCATCCCATACAGTGAACCTGGTGCATCATAACACTGTGTCATCCCTCGATTAGCCCGTGCCTCCCTTTATATTCCCTCTCCTCACCACTATTAGAAGCCACTCTTGAACTTGGCAATCTCAACAGCAGGCTTAACTTGAAGCTGGTGCAGATTGTATCTGCTGCCATTCAGTTTTAGATCCTCCTCATCTTGTATGCACATACATTACTCCTGTAATTGATCCTGTCAGCATGAGGGCATTACATCACATTCAAAACATGCCTGTCATAAAGCCACATAAGCGCTATAAGTTATGTCTTATTTTAGCTCCAGAGGATGTCTAAATGAAGCTCTGTTTCTAAGTTGATTGTCAGAGTCATCACAGAAACAAGTTTATTGAGCAGCAGGTTTTACATGCAAATGGAGTTTGCCTTGGTGTTGTTGGTGTATTATGATAACTGCTATTATGATAATAAAGAATAGGAACCAACGCAGAACTCACACTGTCAAGACACATAAATGAAGTATATTAACACTGGAAAGCTTGGGATGACCGTGCCACCAGGccactctctgtttctgtgttgcaGTGTTGTGCCCTGGCTGGGAGTAATCAGCTGGGCATGGTCCACTTTGGCTACAAAAGATCTCCTTACTCCTTCATTCTATCTCTGATTCTCCAGCTGACTCTGGTCCTGGTTCTGGCTCTCCCTGACATCTGGTTCTTCTGTTATATTCTAAACACATATTCTAACgaacactcgcacacacacaatcaacacTACTGACAACACCTTAAGTTAAGTTTACTTAATTGAATATGTTGACTTAACTGATTGTAATGACTAAAATGGCTGCTAATGCTATGAGCAAAATATTCTTtacaagtttcttttttttttttacaaccttTTGCTGAGTTTAAACATAGAAAATTACAATACACAAAACTGTGCACAGTACCCCACACCCAAAGCTGCTATACACTACATCCAATACAACGTAGAAAATTGACTACACAACATAATAGCAATAAAAATTACAGGGAAAATACtaacataaattaaataaagcaaatatgttaataaaaataaaatgtgtaaataaataaactaatagaaaaaaaaaagcaaacaaacatggaaTTGAATCTAAATAGACATTGAACAGATATGTTCacagataatataagataaagtaaaatgttgtttCCAGTCCAAATGTGAGTTTTGCTAACCAGTCATCAGAAGCCATGTCACGTTGTGTGTCCCACTATTAGGGTTGTAAGAGGGGTCTTCCGCTCAGAGAAGTTCCCTCCCCTCAGAAGTAGTTTCTTTAGGTCTAAAGGCAGATAGTCTAGTAGGAATGATGACCTAACCTTCAAAAACTGCtaattttttccttttatgaGAGCATGTTGTCTTTCATGAGGAAGGGTGTTAAAAATCTCCCTATACCAGAGGGTAACACTTGGGGGAGAGTCTTTAATCCAATTGTGCAGGAAGCATTTTCAAGCAACTTTACAAGTTTCTCGAAATAAGTATTCCATCTTTTTTTCAAGAAACTTCAGAAATGAACTTGCATTAGCAGACATTTTTACTCGTAACAATCAATCCTTACTTCTGGTTTGCAATATCTTGAAATGAGATTtatatctggacttgtcaggtcaGTATGGCTTGTATTAACAGTAAGGAGATCTTTTGACTTGTAATGGGGAAAATAGACTCTGTAAGATCTGTGTTTTTGCAGTAAAAACATTGAAGAATATTACATAGCAATTAACTTGTGTATAATAAAGAGCTGTAAAGTTTGTACAGAAATGTGCAAAATGTTGCTGAAGCAGTGTCCACCACCTAATAGAACTATAGAGGTAATGTGCAATTATCATTGCTGAACCAGAGAACCGCACTTTCCTCAGCACTTACAGCATGCAGCTGTACTCTGGAGCACAGCTGATCATTCAGGGGGCAGGAGTAGAAAACATTATGTATATTCATGGTTTGATACCATGTGTATGCACTAAATCACTGCCAGAGTCAAATGtaggtttggttctgtttcatAAATTTCCAGTGTTGTCGGTCGTACGTACGTTaacctttttttcactttgcacatTGAATTGAATGCAGAAAACACCCTAAAGCATCAATTTAATTATCAGGGCTCATGCACACTTCACCACTCATTGTGCATTGAGAAGAACAGCAAAGAAAAGTGCAGTCCCAAAATTCACATATCACCAGGGTATTTCGCAGGGGTAGATTTATAGATCTACTGCACCCATGATGTCACGTCCTGAATAAAGTTTCTGCAGATAATATCTCGAGGAGTTGAAGAAGTATTTGCCCTCACACTTTATCTCATTTTGAGAGCCTTacccagctttttttttctctcacagtgAGATAACACTGATTTAATGGTTTCCAGAAGTTCATTAACATTTATAACCTCATAAGTAATTTACTTAAACACACAACCCCGAGCACCAAGTATaaggtattttttaaataatttggcTGACTGGATAAATCCTACTTGTTGAACTCTGTTGGATAAATCATCTCATCCTTCCAGCCTTTGCAGTGGTTTGTTTTCACTCAGAGCTGCTGGTGTGATGCAGGATGAAATGTGACCTTTTATCAGCACAAACAGAGACGGAGAGAATCTAGACCAACAGATATGACGTCTTATTTAAATGGCAGCATGTAGCCATTCTGCATTCAGATCAGGTGTCTGCGTGTATTTAGCGGGCAGCTTGCCTCCAGACAGTGTGACTAAGTGGCTGCCTGAACCATCACAGCTTGCCTCGTATTGATCCCCCCCGACTGCTCTTCTGCTTTCGGCTGCATTGTGTTGTATTGATGTCTTCTCAAATGACTTTCACACACATTGCATGCAGATATTTGTGCGTGTGACTGCAGGCACACACAGGCATTTCTGGAAACTCCGTCAGAATCATCACTCAGATACTTTCGTCACCCTTAATTCAATTAAAAGCCCCTTTTAGGCACCTAATTGTGTCACTCATCCTGTTACTctgctcatcttcctcctcttgggTGGTATCGTACTGCCGAGGTCAAGTTAATCAACCCAGCCTGACCTCTGGCACCACAGAGGAAGACAGGAAGGGAAGTATTTATGGAGCAGGGGCtattaatagaagaaagggTCCATTTGCAGGATTGATTTAtgtggttttgtgtttgttggtcTGCACATGtgctatttttttaaacagccattttctttgttcctcagAACCAGTGTTTCTTATAAACATATAGTTATTCAcaggtagggttgcaaaggggtggaaattttctggtaaatttccatgggaagttaagctggggaattttccaaattggaaattatgggaatttatgggaattaactgggaatttaatggaaaggtatcatatcaaagcataaatatttgttttattataagcagacatccatccaaaataatacaattaaaacagatttatttgtaagtagaactttatcaagtgttaactattttattgaacaatcaattctttcattgaagaacaaaatcatgaatgttgagttaaatattactcatccccctgacccaatccattcaaaaattaacaaaaatgcaatcccaacaaagtgccattcaaaatgttaaatgaaaagagcccctctccctccaaaaaagtcccattcaacattcaaataaaaagggcatgcagggggcgtggtctcaatagccctgcagtaagcagtgtgctaggtgcatgtgattgaggaatagcatagatattcaactggacttgcatgaaatctggttgttttagtcaggattatgctaaaatatattttgcccaactatatttaagttccctattaagagccaaccttcaatttagtaaattcctggtttattcccgttaatttccataaattcctgtgaattcccatggaaagtttccaactttgaaaattcttggaattttgcaaccctattcaCAGGTGGGTGTTACATTGTTGCAAAAAGGAATTGTTCAGGAAAAAAATAGACATGAAGGTGTGATGCCAAAGGCCTTGCGGGTGTAAGACAGTTAGAAGCAAAGACATATTTGCGGATGAGGTTGATACTTACTCACATAGGTGTTTATCCCACAATCCTCCCACTTCAGTTTGTCACAGTATTTGGTTACACTACAACAACTTGGAATCCTTTCAGTCACATGACACAAAGCTGCAAAACCTCATTGATAGCCGAGTCATTTTATGTTGCTCATTTACACATCATATTATTAGCCCTGCACATTTAACCTTAAATAGGATTGGGTCTCTGAACTGATAAGTTAcaggctaaaggctgatttgtTGTGGGAAAGTTGGCAGGCCTTGGCTTCCTTCCTGTAACGCCTTCTCTGGTAAGAACTACCTGGCTTATCTGCGCAATAAAGAGGACTTATTCTTCTTATGTGGGCTCTTAGTAAGGTATATTTGGTTTCaagctttctttattttatgatttagaggatgaggagcaggtgCTGACATTTCACATGCTGTGCATGAAAGCCCAAGCTGAACAGCCGGGGTAAACTGTATGTGTGCAGGATTACGGTTAAGTGTGACTATGGCTGTCAGTGTCTGTTTGGGTTTCATGTTAAACACATTGACAAGCATGCAGTGAGTGTTGGACAGAAAATTAGAaggcttttctttttgtttgggCATATTGTACTGGCCAACACTGTGCGCTTTGTTTTAGAAGCTGGTTAGAAGCTGTGATAGCTAGCTTTCCTGCTATTAATTGTGCTATCACTAGTCATGCTTCTTTTCTCTGAACATACGTTAAAGCTTAACTCTTTTTTCAACTTTGAGCAAAAACATAATCATCCCTTAAATCTATCCAGTTGTGTCTACACAACATAAATGTTTATCCTCCAAAATGTTGCCCTCACTATATGCGTGATTGGCCTATGTAGCTTTGTCTGCTGCCAGGGTCAACAATCCAAGATGAGGAGAGCAAATCTCTATATGGCATTTTCTCACGTGTGCCCCTCCCAAGTGCATACACTCCATGTAGAAGGATTAGCGTAAATAAGAAGGGTACACGTGATTGTTGGGATTAAATTTCCGGTTATTGTGACtgaagagcactttgcagcgcCTGTTGAGGTGACGAGTCACAGTGACCTTGTTTTTTTGGGGTGTTCAGTGTCACTTAGTCCACACTATTAATGTTTCACTTTGATAAATGTCTTCACCAGTTTTTCTCAGGTTCTTCTTTCTTGGAGTCGGTCGTGTCAGTGCAGGCTAGCTGATGAAAGTGGGGCCACTAGTGGTGACTAGAGGACGAGAGGATAGAAAACATGAGGTCACTCTATCTGAAAAAATCCATTCACCAGCTGTCCGTCTGTTTCATCCACTCCAGTATGAGGAGGTGCTTTTTTCTAATCCTTGGCATTAATTGTACAGTCATCTAAACACAACCAACTGTCTGCATCCCTCATCTCTTACAGTATGTGTTACAGCAGTATTATTTAAAGCTGAAGAACAAGAAGTCTTTGTAGTCACTGTCAGTGTCTGTTTAGATTTGATGAGAGGAAACTTTTGAAGAAGGTGATGATAAAGTAGATCTTACTAACAAATAGCAAAAACTAAGTGACATTTCGGAAGACTTCTTATCACCATCATTTGAAATAAGGCATAAGAGGATATGAAAATGTTCTATACACATACCAACCCAGATCCCACCGCAGGCCACCACTTCATCTGTACCTCTAACAAACGGAGAGTGGTGCTGTAATAACATCCTTTGCTATGTCTTTGtaatattaatgtatttattttggctGAAGACAGATAGAGGCTTAGAGAGTGTGTTCCTTAATGATATTTTAACAGCTGTATAATCTCCTCCTAACTTCAGTTTGTGTTACAACACTTTGTTCAAGCTTCATCTGCGTCATCAGCTCAGACATGTCGTTACGACATATTGTAATACAGTGATCGCAATTAAAAATCAGTCTGGGCTGTGCTGAGTTAAGACGAGTGCTGGCTGTTTTAAGTTAAGGCGAGATAATGAGCTTGATGAAAAGGCTTTCACCGTTTAATGCTTTTCTTCCAGTGTGTAACTTTATTGCTGAGATAGAGGCTTGGTCTTTCTGGAGACAGAAGGGAACTGGTTTTGTACCATTAAGATAACCACAACAAATCAGGTATCATAAAAATTAAGAAACAAGTAATGTGAAGTagattattcatttttaaatattggaAAATCTTACTGTGATAGTTTGGATATTATTGgctaaaaccaagcggcaacctccggtccaaaatatgagtccaatgcggaagtgctaaaaactgcagttcatcgaggatccgcttgaggctggctccggaagtacttgaaaaccacatacacaccaattaaaaaaagccaatctttacagcagaaataaacatgttaacagcctggtacaaaagacgagtgtagtctggatagctcctttctcaatcggcacacactggatggggggtgaatttttttctaacgcggcaattttgaagatattgagaatacgagtcttccaatgagaagcacagctgacttgattgacaggcggaaacactgtagctgttggcgaggagactcaaagcccgcctctttacgtcacaatcgcttgacagcagcaatatggctcccgccgacgattggcttcaaaacagcgcttcagaaacagataacgtccattatttatacagtctatgggtaaagCCTGCCTTTTTTATCAGAAAATACTTTATTGTAATGCATATCAACTTTAACGTAATATAGTTGGCAGCAGCTCTCCTACTTAGCtgcttaagggcctgtgtccactcacAGCATTTTTTGCGCTGGCCATAACGCTCAATGATTttgcacatccacttccttaAGAAGAGACaattgtgtctgttttaaagtactCTGTATGCTtcagacttgcttttatttaacagaattgtacaaagaaaacaaaaaaaattgatagATAAGGTGTAGTAGCATGAGACGCAGCGCTAGACTTGGGAAATGCACCCTCGGAAGGCTGGTTAGTTTCTCGTCTGTATTcttgttttgattggttggtaaTGGAGGAGCTTCGATGAGTAGCATGATGGAGTTCCAAAAGTTAGTGCAGAGAGCTTAAGACGCCAACCATATTGATTTTACATAGAAAATGGGTAATGCCAGCGCAACAAACACTGTTTGTGGACACTGGCCCTTGATGTATAGGTGCACCCTTGCACATGCCTAAATTCTTACACATACCATATGTGTGTTGAAAATCACATCTGCActattgcttttgtttttatagaCCTTTTCACTCAGTTCACAAACTTACAAATAGAAGAAAGTGGCTTTATGAAATACAAATTACAAGTATCACCACTTCAAACTGTTATAGTTGTATTATGAACTTTTTAACCTCTTGGGTTTCAAGGATTCAGTCCAGATGAGTCCAGTTTGCATTTGCAGCACAGATTGTTCAACCCTTTCCAACAGGGCATTGGTTAGTCTGCCTCTGAGCTACGCCCCTCTGCATAGATGGGTGGATCAGCTGCTGGGCTTGTATAAAGCTGGACATGCAGGCTGGTGTAGTAAACACTTCATGCACTGTCACATAGGAAGAGGAACCTTGAACTCGTGGTGCTTCGAAACCCAACTCTACAACCTCTCGCAGACAGACACCTGTCAGAATCTGTAATGGCTACCTTCGTGTCGGTGAGTTTTCCATCTCATCAGCATTCAGGACCGTCAACAGCTCAGCTCAGACTTGGAGACCTATGCAGTGGTGGTCTGTTCTGACTGGTTTGAACCTTGTGCAACTCTGGATGGCTTAATAAGATTTAAGTTACTGAAGTTTCAGGGGAATGTAGGAGAATCCTTAATTGACATTTATTAGCACTCTTTGTTGCATGGGAGGAAAGTTTAACTGGCTCCCCTGTCCAAAAGTTTAAGTCTCTGTTACAGTTGGTTTAATCTTTTTAGGCCAGAAAACAAATAACCAAGCCGTTCCCTGTAGCTTAGAGTCAGCTCATCAGTGAGATAATGTGATTCTCTCCAGATTGTTTTCATTACTTGAGCTGATGGAGTTGTCTTGGTTGTGAATACTTGGTCGAAATTCAGTGAGAGTGTGGGCCAAATGCTGTTAACTTAAAGGATTGATTTTGGCGAATACCATAGCAGGAAGCCGTTTTTCCTCATCTGTTTTGGGATAAGCCACAATGTCCgtttgttgaaacacagagtttGCGCTTCATTAAGCTCCTATGGATTTGTTGCTCACGGTTTCCTGTCACTCTGTGCAAACCCTCTGACACACATGTACTGTCTGGTTAAACGCTCTGTACTCTTTACCTTTTTACTGGTACACAGGACAATTGCAGTCAGGAGTTTTGGATGCCATGTGTTGTCTTGGATCATGCGGATCCAATGAATCCTGTATGAGTGGTCTCGTAACTCTTGCAAGTGTGCATACTTTGCCTAATATGGGGTCTTGCGTAATCCTGGCTAAGAGATGCTTGTAATTTGTCGCCTAGTAAAGTATAAACTCCTACAAGTGCTACCTCATTGCAGTTAAAAAGGGTTTGTTGTAATAGCAGTAACAGTTCTTGTAGTTGTCATACCCTGTATAGATACAACTGCATAGCAACTGTCCAAACTGGTCCTCCCATTGGCTAATTGAGAGTTTCCAATCCTGCATTAAGTAATCCAGTTATTTACACATCTGTACACACATTAAAAAGTAAGATAATCTTGGGGCTCTCTAGCGGGGGATGGGAGGAGCCTCAGCTGTAAATGAATAATCtcctgttgggtttttttttattcctgaaCCTCTTAGTAAACTTTTCCTCAGCTGTGAGAATGCAATACATGGGCTTGCGTCATCACTTCTAATTACAGCCCATTTGCCCCCCACAGACACATGCAGTCCTGCTCGCtgtgtcccttgtgtgtttccgtATTGCAATCAATGTGCAGACTTGGTCAAAATGAACTCCTGCTCGTCCCAGAGAAAGACTGACAGTCGTGTCAGTCTTATGAAATGTTACCAAAACGATGAAATATTAAGCTTCTCTGATTtaggttgattttttttttttttcttcgatTGGAAAGACATTTAAGAAAAACCTGCAAAATATTTTCGAAAGAAATCCCAAAGGTGATTTGCTTGTATGCTTCACCTGGAAACCTTATTATGTATGAGAGAATAATAGAAGCAGGCCATGCAGTATTAATGAATCTATTCCTCTCCTTGTCCCAGATGGCCACCTGCCACACTTGCAACACAACATCCAGACACAAAGGAATGAACAGGGAGTTTCTTGTTAACTTTGCCAAGACCCACAACACACCGGGGAGCGCCAGCAAATACAAAACCCCCCAGTCAGCCAGCAGAGGCAACATGAACACCCAGAAGACTCCTGGCAAAGACAAGACACCTGCTCATACACCTAGGTGAGTTAGCTCAAGGTGGCTTGTATTCATATCCCCCTGGGCTAAAATTTAAAACATAACTTCCTTCGACTAAATTTGGGAGGTGTTATAGAAATCTGAGAGGATATGGTGTCAGGCATGTTACCATTTGAATGATTAAGTTTCTATTTATTCAGCATAAAGTGAACTGCATCTAGCTGTACGAGTAGTACGTGTTGGTATCCATGTGTTCCAGATCATGTAGTTGCTGACAGCTCACTTAACTTTTTCCTGCCAAGCAACAAAATATCATGTAACTCTATTTTAACTCTTGTTCtgtccctccttttctctctctgttttccccTCAGGTCCTCTATCACCTCTAGCACTTCAGGCTCAGGCTCATCGTCCTCCAAACCTACTTCCAAACCTCCTTCTAAACCTCCTTCCAAACCTAAAAACTGGGTCGTTCAGCGTCTCAGCAAGATCCTCATGCGGGAAGACAACCATGGGGTCAAGAAGGGGGGCTTGAAAGATTTTCTTTCCTCACTTTGAAATGCTCTTAAATCCATCTTGTCTTTCTGCCTGATCTTAAAAACACAAGGGCTCGGAGCCATGTTGTAACCTGTTTACACAGAGGGCGTAAGGGAACTTGAGAAAGTAACTTAGTTTCCAAGCTGGTGTGAGAGAGGTTACAGTTCACCCACATGACTGTTGCTGGGCTGTTCGGAGTAGCACTCCTGGTGCCCTGAATGCAACTGAGAGCAGTGGGCTGGTTGTTTCAACTATTAATTAGGGTTACTGCCTTTTTTATTGAGCCAATCAGAGTGCTTCTTTTGTCTATTTAAGCTCATGCCACCTTTATTCCCTAAACTAGGGGTGAATGTTTGACTGTCTCAATGAGGAATTGTTCAGTATTTACCAAATAGCTGCAACATTGCAGAAAGTCCAACTTTGTTCTGTGTTGTCATTTGGTTTCCTTCTCTGTTTGGGTTTTTCTTTCttaagttttacatttttatgatgaaaTGTATTCATGCAACTTgatgtcatttttcttttgtatttaaaattcTTAACTCTCTTTATTTTTGGCCCTCTCCAGCGGGGAGGTGTGTCTTTAGGTTATTTTGGTATGGCACTGCTGTACTTgagaaatgtataaataattttTGCCACCTTAGCTTTttcatacatacatttttttgtgaaagGATATTTGTAATCATCTAGAAAGGGACTCATCAGATTATGTTTACATTGATTGGGTGCTTCTGCCTGAAACCTCACTTTTGATCAAAgactttacatttctttaagtACTTTCTTTAACTAAATGTTATTTGTAAGGTTCAACTTTTCAATATCTTGTTAAGAGCAGGAATTTAAATATCTACTGATTTTTTTACTGCTTGATTAC encodes the following:
- the c16h18orf21 gene encoding UPF0711 protein C18orf21 homolog, which translates into the protein MKTPVEEKAAKFLLEASLLYKETCPELSRFLMQWPMNANEKQKQTPSSSVQNASMCPSCYQWLRPDNHRVRLRPKRRPSARVQSILRRKARGKRLSLMQRKLLHRFQQSCSVLMATCHTCNTTSRHKGMNREFLVNFAKTHNTPGSASKYKTPQSASRGNMNTQKTPGKDKTPAHTPRSSITSSTSGSGSSSSKPTSKPPSKPPSKPKNWVVQRLSKILMREDNHGVKKGGLKDFLSSL